DNA from Qingrenia yutianensis:
TTATCTTGGGCGAAGCAAAACGACATCATAACCTGCGAGAAAAACAAGACCACGAAGCTTAAAAGAATTTTGGGACGTGTTACAAGGTGCGTTTTTTTAAAGAACGCGAAAATGGACGAAAGCCCTGATATTATGGGAAATATTGACATTCCGTACTAATAAGGGTGTACCCTTTGTAACACCTGTAACACGCAAAATGATATACATATATATACAAAACACTATATATACCCCGAATGTAAAAATTGAGTATATGTTTGCTATATATAGAGAAAATTCAAAAATAGGTGGTACGGGTGTTACAACCGCATTACAAAAGGTTTTTTGGGTGTTACAAATGAGGTTACACAGGTGGTACAAAGTGTTACGGATTTGAATAATTAAAAAATTGGAGGAAGAAAGATGAATAAAAAATTTATATCGTTAATGATTTTAATTGTTACTATGGTTTCTTTAGTGGGTTGCAGTGAGGTTGACAAGGTTAATTACAACATATCGAAACAGGCTGACTATTTTGAATGTGAACGTAAAATTACGGTTTATAACGCCCGAACGGATAACATTATTCTTGAAGCTGAAGGTTATATGAGTATATCGAACAACAACACAAATGAACTTGTTATTACGGTTAAGACCGGTCCGAACGAATATAAAAAGAATTATGTGTATCTCAATAGCTATACGATGTATGCGGTTGAGGACATAACCGGCACACATACGGACCCTTATCACTACAAACTTTACTGGCATACAGAAGTTTTGCCCGCCGTTGAAGCAAGACCGTAAGAAAAGGAGCGATAATAATGGATAAGGTAAACGAAAAAGCAACGATATTTGATTATGCAAGGATGTGCAAATTTTATGATGATTGTGATGATTGCCCTCTGTTTCTGAAGTGTAGTGCGCTGATAGCAGAAGAACCCGACAAAGCCAACGAAATAATCCTCAAATGGTGCAAAGAACACCCTGTTGAAACAAGGCAGGA
Protein-coding regions in this window:
- a CDS encoding beta-sandwich lipoprotein, which produces MNKKFISLMILIVTMVSLVGCSEVDKVNYNISKQADYFECERKITVYNARTDNIILEAEGYMSISNNNTNELVITVKTGPNEYKKNYVYLNSYTMYAVEDITGTHTDPYHYKLYWHTEVLPAVEARP